A genomic stretch from Dehalococcoidia bacterium includes:
- a CDS encoding valine--tRNA ligase, with amino-acid sequence MARAASKGEMPRAYDPGSVEGPIYKFWNESGFFRPEIDHSKKPFVVIMPPPNVTGELHMGHALTIAVEDLMVRWHRMLGEPALYLPGSDHAGIATQVVVERQLASDGLSRHDLGRDGFIERVWSWVDDYGDRIYRQTERLGASCDWSRKAFTLDAGPALAVRTTFVNLYRKGLIYKGTRITNWCPRCRTALSDLEVKHQDEKSGLYHIRYPLEDGSGHLTIATTRPETMLGDTAVAVNPDDERYSQFIGKSVKLPIMGRSIPVIADEAVELGFGTGALKVTPGHDPTDYEIGERHNIDTVNILNLDGTLNENAGEFAGLTVDEARTGVVARLEEEGILQGIEDFSHAVGHCDRCDEVVEPIVTDQWYVRMGPLAEPARAAVVDGEISIVPERFTKVYLNWMDNIRDWPISRQLWWGHRIPVWYCEKGCQIVEMEDPTSCPECGSTQLERDPDVLDTWFSSGLWTHSTLGWPGDTDDFDYFYPTSVMETGHDILFFWVARMIFMAIENTGESPFHTVYLHGLVRDPEGVKMSKTKGNVVDPLELVDIYGADAVRFALTTGTTAGNDMRMNEQRLEASRNFVNKLWNAARFVIANLEGATGLGDWQEPGSLEHREDRWIVSRLNRVADQVDSHMRAYQFGEAQRVVHDFLWNEYCDWYIEMSKIRLRTGDGQSPLPVLAHVLERTLRLLHPFLPFATEEIWSRLTAVLPEVEDPPEAAMLAPYPQADPSRYDAEAEGEVGSVVEIVRAARNLRAEFRIENNQQLTAQLAVANGTSSVFQDAMGFIESQARIALEVTPSETTEQGSADQAVQVLNAGTLAVSLEGLVDLDEETERLKSELADLRKYQVRVSKNLQNENFVNRAPEEVVDRERDRLFSTEARIERLVEILDRLSA; translated from the coding sequence ATGGCGAGGGCGGCTTCCAAAGGCGAGATGCCGAGAGCTTACGATCCGGGCTCCGTTGAAGGTCCGATCTACAAGTTCTGGAACGAGAGCGGGTTCTTCAGGCCGGAGATCGACCACTCGAAGAAGCCATTCGTTGTAATCATGCCGCCGCCCAACGTTACCGGTGAGCTCCACATGGGGCACGCCCTGACCATTGCCGTCGAAGACCTGATGGTCAGGTGGCACAGAATGCTTGGCGAGCCCGCTCTGTACCTGCCAGGTTCCGACCATGCTGGTATAGCAACGCAGGTCGTCGTGGAGCGTCAGCTTGCATCCGACGGTCTTAGCCGGCACGACCTGGGACGGGACGGGTTCATTGAGCGAGTGTGGTCCTGGGTTGACGACTACGGTGACCGAATCTACCGTCAAACTGAGCGACTCGGCGCTTCCTGTGACTGGAGTCGCAAGGCGTTCACACTGGATGCTGGCCCCGCGCTGGCCGTGAGGACGACGTTCGTCAACCTCTACAGGAAGGGCCTCATCTACAAGGGAACACGCATCACGAATTGGTGTCCGAGGTGCCGAACTGCTCTTTCCGACCTGGAGGTCAAGCACCAGGATGAGAAGTCGGGGCTGTACCACATCCGCTATCCGCTGGAGGACGGCTCCGGTCATCTGACGATCGCGACCACGAGGCCTGAGACGATGCTTGGCGACACGGCTGTAGCCGTCAATCCTGATGACGAACGATATTCCCAATTCATCGGTAAGAGCGTGAAGCTGCCCATTATGGGACGTTCGATCCCAGTCATTGCTGACGAAGCGGTGGAGCTGGGATTTGGTACCGGGGCGCTCAAGGTTACGCCGGGCCACGATCCGACGGACTACGAAATTGGCGAGCGGCACAACATCGATACCGTAAACATCCTGAACCTGGACGGCACGCTCAATGAGAATGCAGGTGAGTTCGCGGGACTTACTGTTGACGAGGCGCGTACAGGTGTTGTTGCCCGTCTTGAAGAGGAAGGCATTCTCCAAGGAATAGAGGACTTCAGCCATGCCGTGGGTCACTGCGACCGCTGCGACGAGGTCGTCGAGCCGATTGTCACAGACCAGTGGTACGTCAGGATGGGACCTCTTGCCGAGCCCGCCCGCGCCGCAGTCGTGGACGGCGAAATCAGCATCGTTCCCGAGCGCTTCACAAAGGTGTATCTCAACTGGATGGACAACATCAGGGATTGGCCGATCAGCCGCCAACTCTGGTGGGGCCACCGCATACCTGTGTGGTACTGCGAGAAGGGGTGCCAGATCGTCGAGATGGAGGACCCCACGAGTTGCCCTGAGTGCGGTAGTACCCAACTGGAGCGCGACCCTGATGTGCTCGACACCTGGTTCAGCTCAGGGCTGTGGACACATTCGACGCTGGGATGGCCCGGCGACACTGACGACTTCGACTACTTCTACCCGACGTCCGTCATGGAGACAGGTCACGACATCCTGTTCTTCTGGGTTGCCAGGATGATCTTCATGGCAATAGAGAACACGGGTGAATCGCCGTTCCACACGGTCTATCTGCACGGCCTCGTTCGCGACCCCGAAGGCGTGAAGATGAGCAAGACCAAGGGGAACGTGGTCGACCCTCTCGAGCTTGTGGACATCTACGGGGCGGATGCCGTCAGGTTCGCCCTCACCACTGGAACTACCGCGGGCAACGACATGAGGATGAACGAGCAGAGGCTGGAAGCCAGCCGAAACTTCGTGAACAAGTTGTGGAACGCCGCTCGGTTCGTGATCGCCAATCTAGAAGGCGCGACGGGTCTGGGAGATTGGCAGGAGCCTGGCAGTCTCGAACATCGAGAAGACCGCTGGATCGTCAGCAGGCTCAATCGCGTAGCCGATCAAGTCGACTCACACATGAGAGCCTACCAGTTCGGGGAAGCGCAGAGAGTCGTTCACGACTTCCTCTGGAACGAGTATTGCGACTGGTACATAGAGATGTCCAAGATCAGGCTGAGGACCGGAGATGGTCAGTCTCCGTTGCCTGTTTTAGCGCACGTGCTTGAGCGTACCCTCAGGCTGCTGCACCCGTTCCTACCGTTTGCTACCGAGGAAATCTGGAGTAGGCTGACAGCAGTTCTACCAGAAGTGGAAGACCCGCCCGAAGCGGCCATGCTCGCTCCGTACCCACAGGCTGATCCGTCACGGTATGACGCAGAGGCCGAGGGTGAGGTCGGGTCTGTCGTCGAGATTGTCCGGGCAGCCCGCAATCTCAGGGCAGAGTTCCGTATAGAGAACAACCAGCAGCTAACGGCGCAGCTCGCGGTCGCCAACGGGACTTCTTCGGTGTTCCAGGACGCCATGGGGTTTATCGAGTCCCAGGCCAGGATCGCACTTGAAGTTACTCCTTCAGAGACTACCGAGCAGGGCTCTGCGGATCAGGCCGTGCAGGTGCTCAACGCGGGCACTCTGGCCGTCTCTCTGGAGGGCCTGGTGGACCTCGATGAAGAGACGGAACGCCTCAAGAGCGAACTCGCGGACCTCCGCAAGTACCAGGTCAGGGTGTCCAAGAACCTGCAGAACGAGAACTTCGTCAATCGCGCCCCCGAAGAAGTCGTCGATAGGGAACGCGACAGGCTGTTCAGCACCGAGGCGCGAATCGAACGCCTTGTTGAGATTCTTGATCGCCTGTCTGCATAG
- a CDS encoding amidohydrolase family protein — MAVTLVRGRHVVCRVTGRSTAETVDYGAVAVDNGAVVEVGPFDDLRGKYPDAEVLGSNRQAVIPGLINAHHHVGLTPFQLGVLDEPLERWIIARWAIRDVDPYLDTLWCAIQMIESGITTVQHNHMAARLPPGVELYDAASEILNGYEDSGMRVAFSLSTRDQNHLVYEDDARFLSTLPSELAERARAQIAARPVELEEYLSGCGELHARRQGPRTNIFVSPHNVHWCSDEMLVAISDFARRHQTGFHIHLHETIYQRMYGSRHWNGTPLSHLSELGVLGPEVSCAHGVWLSESDIDVLSETNTAICTNPSSNLRLKSGIAPVNRLLESEVMVALGIDEAGMNDDNDILQEMRIAQKIHREPGVDAPYPTSHEILELATTNGAKVTFFDDVGTIEPGKRADLVVLNLDRIEDPYLHPDTDIVDAILYRGKGLDVDTVMVDGEVLLRSGEFVKVDKSEVRARLQESLARELTDREIGRTALSKDLLPYVNRWFSAWEIEEGPQHYTYNLL, encoded by the coding sequence GTGGCAGTAACACTGGTTAGAGGTCGCCACGTCGTGTGCCGGGTCACTGGAAGAAGCACTGCCGAGACAGTGGACTATGGCGCTGTCGCAGTAGATAACGGGGCGGTCGTCGAGGTTGGGCCATTCGACGATCTACGCGGAAAGTACCCTGACGCTGAGGTTCTAGGGTCGAATCGACAGGCCGTTATACCCGGACTGATAAACGCCCATCACCACGTTGGCCTGACGCCGTTCCAACTGGGAGTGCTGGACGAACCGCTCGAGCGTTGGATTATAGCCAGGTGGGCAATCCGAGACGTCGATCCCTACCTCGATACGCTATGGTGCGCTATCCAGATGATAGAGTCCGGCATTACAACGGTCCAGCACAACCACATGGCGGCCAGACTCCCTCCAGGAGTCGAACTTTACGACGCCGCCTCAGAGATCCTCAACGGATACGAGGACAGCGGCATGAGGGTCGCCTTCTCACTATCGACCCGAGATCAGAACCACCTCGTGTACGAGGACGACGCGCGGTTTCTGTCCACGCTGCCGTCAGAGCTGGCAGAGCGAGCGCGGGCGCAGATTGCGGCGCGCCCAGTCGAGCTCGAAGAGTACCTGTCGGGGTGCGGTGAGTTGCACGCGAGGAGGCAAGGGCCCAGAACAAACATCTTCGTAAGTCCGCACAACGTCCACTGGTGCTCGGACGAGATGCTAGTCGCGATCAGCGACTTCGCGAGAAGGCACCAGACCGGGTTCCACATACACCTCCACGAGACCATATACCAGAGAATGTACGGCAGTCGTCATTGGAACGGTACCCCGCTATCTCACCTATCGGAACTTGGTGTACTTGGACCGGAAGTGTCCTGCGCTCATGGCGTCTGGCTGTCTGAGTCCGACATAGACGTACTCTCAGAGACGAATACGGCAATCTGCACCAACCCCAGCTCCAATCTCAGGCTCAAAAGCGGTATCGCACCAGTCAACCGGCTCCTCGAGAGTGAGGTCATGGTTGCCCTGGGCATCGATGAAGCCGGCATGAACGACGATAACGACATCCTCCAGGAAATGCGGATCGCGCAGAAGATCCATAGAGAACCGGGAGTCGACGCCCCCTACCCCACATCACATGAAATCCTGGAACTCGCCACGACAAACGGGGCCAAGGTGACGTTCTTTGACGATGTCGGGACAATCGAGCCCGGCAAGCGTGCCGACCTCGTTGTGCTGAACCTCGACCGGATCGAAGACCCATACTTGCATCCCGACACTGACATCGTCGATGCAATCCTGTACAGGGGCAAGGGACTCGACGTGGATACAGTCATGGTGGATGGAGAGGTCCTGTTGAGGAGCGGAGAGTTCGTCAAGGTGGACAAGTCTGAGGTCCGAGCCAGGCTACAGGAATCGCTGGCGAGAGAACTGACTGACAGAGAGATTGGACGCACGGCGTTATCCAAGGACCTGCTGCCGTACGTGAACAGGTGGTTCTCAGCCTGGGAGATCGAAGAGGGCCCGCAGCACTACACGTACAACCTTCTCTAG
- a CDS encoding PIG-L family deacetylase translates to MSDNQQTILVVTPHPDDAEGGAGGTIAKWTSEGKRVVLVVCTNGDKGTSDRSIDPAALAKTREKEQLDSAKLLNLAEVAFLRFPDQNLEDCVEFRKALVRQIRKHRPDLVVTIDPNRPYIRHRDHYMTGRVTLDAVFPYARDHLAFPDLLDEGLEPFNVQEVWLFRSEDPDIFIDITDTFEKKMDSLYCHVSQMSRPKEVASERSRERAAETGKAIGGGLAESFKRISLWR, encoded by the coding sequence ATGTCCGATAACCAACAGACCATACTAGTAGTCACGCCTCATCCTGACGACGCTGAAGGCGGGGCAGGGGGCACAATTGCAAAGTGGACCTCAGAGGGCAAAAGAGTCGTGCTGGTCGTCTGCACTAACGGCGACAAGGGGACGAGTGACAGATCCATCGACCCAGCGGCGCTCGCGAAGACCAGGGAGAAGGAACAGCTCGACTCAGCTAAGTTGCTGAACCTTGCGGAGGTGGCGTTCCTGCGCTTTCCGGACCAGAACCTCGAAGATTGCGTGGAGTTCAGGAAAGCCCTGGTCAGGCAGATCAGAAAGCACCGGCCCGATCTGGTCGTGACCATCGACCCAAACCGCCCCTACATCCGCCACCGTGACCACTACATGACGGGCAGGGTAACGCTGGACGCAGTCTTCCCGTATGCCCGGGACCACCTTGCATTCCCTGACCTGCTTGATGAAGGCCTGGAGCCGTTCAACGTGCAGGAAGTGTGGCTCTTCAGGTCCGAAGATCCCGACATTTTCATCGACATAACGGACACGTTCGAAAAGAAGATGGACTCGCTGTACTGCCACGTGAGCCAGATGTCACGGCCCAAAGAGGTGGCTTCCGAGCGATCCAGGGAGCGTGCGGCAGAGACAGGAAAGGCCATAGGAGGGGGACTAGCAGAGTCCTTCAAGAGGATATCCCTCTGGCGCTAG
- a CDS encoding sigma-70 family RNA polymerase sigma factor — MVERQDSLIRTESDSNEEWSLLGTNRRRRSNEGSMDLLKAYERELGDEPTDTVREYLRSIGQHALLTAPEELELGLDVERWMLLKETRKQMTAELEREPTTIEVAATLIAATVRELLLLRTLGGETGLELPNEAPISVLLGDPDVREVLDKPPTDTLKELLAGVSGDTPDESGPRLAALSRTSSLIPPDVFQVVERTLGAELYADLLDVAAVETSIEGRDRRIEQWWALITDRGQSASERLTNSNLRLVVSVARRYLRRGLPLLDLVQEGNLGLMRAVEKYDPHRGFKFSTYATWWIRQAVTRALADQGRTIRLPVHVVERLQQLNTAERHLMRDRDRDPTTEELAAELEWTPEQVETLMRQRQHTISLGTPVGEEESTLEDFIQDTSGRTPDEVAMRLLTREDVIEALDDIPPRLRMVLALRFGFIDDRPRTLEEVGRELGVTRERVRQLEKQALTLLRSSGKLPKIEEMEPD, encoded by the coding sequence ATGGTTGAACGACAGGATAGCCTGATAAGAACGGAATCCGACTCCAACGAAGAGTGGTCTCTGCTCGGCACAAATCGCCGCAGGAGGTCCAACGAGGGCTCAATGGACCTGCTCAAGGCCTATGAGCGCGAGCTCGGCGATGAGCCTACTGACACGGTCAGGGAGTACCTGAGGTCGATCGGACAGCACGCACTGCTGACCGCCCCAGAAGAGCTGGAGCTAGGCCTCGATGTCGAGCGTTGGATGCTGCTCAAGGAGACGCGGAAGCAAATGACCGCTGAGCTCGAGCGTGAACCTACGACGATAGAAGTCGCAGCGACGCTCATTGCGGCGACCGTCAGGGAGCTGCTCCTGCTCAGGACTCTCGGGGGCGAAACTGGTTTGGAACTTCCCAACGAGGCTCCGATCAGCGTGCTGCTCGGGGACCCGGACGTTCGGGAGGTCCTTGACAAGCCTCCTACAGACACGCTCAAGGAACTCCTTGCAGGGGTAAGCGGCGACACCCCGGACGAGTCGGGCCCGCGCCTTGCCGCGCTCTCACGAACCTCGAGTCTTATTCCTCCTGACGTATTCCAGGTCGTTGAACGGACACTCGGAGCGGAACTCTACGCCGACCTGCTGGACGTTGCTGCAGTTGAAACGTCGATAGAGGGGCGCGACCGTCGTATCGAACAGTGGTGGGCGCTGATTACGGACAGAGGGCAGTCGGCCTCAGAGCGTCTGACCAACTCCAATTTGAGGTTGGTCGTAAGTGTGGCACGCCGTTACCTGCGCCGCGGACTGCCCCTGCTTGATCTAGTCCAGGAGGGCAACCTCGGCCTGATGAGGGCCGTGGAGAAGTATGACCCTCACCGGGGATTCAAGTTCAGTACATACGCGACCTGGTGGATACGCCAGGCGGTCACAAGAGCTCTCGCCGACCAGGGTCGAACGATCAGGCTACCTGTGCACGTCGTCGAACGTCTACAGCAGCTCAACACCGCAGAGCGGCACCTGATGCGCGACAGGGATAGAGATCCGACCACGGAAGAGCTTGCCGCCGAGTTGGAGTGGACTCCCGAACAGGTCGAGACCTTGATGCGTCAGCGACAGCACACGATATCGCTCGGGACACCCGTGGGTGAAGAGGAGTCCACCCTTGAGGACTTCATCCAGGACACGAGCGGCCGCACGCCTGACGAAGTCGCAATGCGGCTGCTGACGCGCGAGGACGTCATCGAGGCCCTGGACGACATTCCGCCCAGACTCAGAATGGTACTCGCTCTGAGGTTCGGCTTCATCGACGACCGACCGCGTACGCTGGAAGAGGTAGGCCGCGAGCTTGGAGTAACCCGCGAGCGCGTACGCCAGCTGGAAAAGCAGGCGCTGACGCTACTGCGCAGCTCGGGGAAGCTTCCCAAGATCGAAGAGATGGAGCCAGACTAG
- the leuB gene encoding 3-isopropylmalate dehydrogenase — MEFNVAVLPGDGIGPEVTTEAVKVMDAVGRRFGHSFNTEQGRVGGNAIDDFGTPLPDDTVELCRRSDAILFGAVGGPKWDDPQNTVRPEDGILAIRKSLGLFANLRPVKVYPALINSSPIKPSLLEGVDMIVLRELTGGLYFAKPKRRWTTKTGRRGVDTLRYTEHEIERIVRVAFELARSRRSQLTSVDKANVLESSRLWRQVTEEVHEDYPDVELEHVLVDAAAMALIRNPAHYDVIVAENMFGDILTDEAAVLSGSMGMQPSASLAGMPGSSTGSVSLYEPIHGSAPDIAGQGIANPIGMVLSMAMMLRLSFGLDEEASAVESAVEGVLSEGYRTADIGADGGDVVSTERMGTVLAGRV, encoded by the coding sequence ATGGAGTTCAACGTTGCGGTCCTGCCCGGAGACGGCATCGGGCCGGAGGTGACTACCGAGGCCGTGAAGGTAATGGACGCTGTGGGCCGACGCTTCGGGCACTCGTTCAACACAGAGCAGGGACGAGTCGGGGGGAATGCGATCGACGACTTCGGCACTCCGCTCCCGGACGATACGGTGGAGCTCTGTCGGAGGTCAGACGCAATCCTGTTCGGTGCCGTGGGCGGTCCCAAGTGGGACGACCCTCAGAACACGGTAAGACCCGAGGATGGGATTCTAGCCATCAGGAAGAGCCTCGGCCTGTTCGCCAACCTTCGCCCGGTGAAGGTATATCCCGCACTGATTAACTCCAGCCCCATCAAGCCGTCGCTGCTTGAGGGAGTTGATATGATCGTCCTTCGCGAACTGACAGGCGGCCTGTACTTCGCAAAGCCCAAGCGCCGCTGGACGACCAAGACAGGTAGAAGAGGTGTGGACACCCTTCGGTACACGGAGCACGAGATCGAGCGCATCGTGAGAGTTGCTTTCGAACTGGCCAGATCCCGTAGGAGCCAACTTACAAGCGTCGATAAGGCCAATGTGCTGGAGTCGTCACGTCTCTGGCGCCAAGTCACAGAGGAAGTCCACGAGGACTATCCCGACGTCGAGTTGGAGCATGTGCTGGTGGATGCGGCTGCGATGGCTCTCATCCGCAATCCTGCGCACTACGACGTAATAGTCGCTGAGAACATGTTCGGTGACATTCTGACGGACGAGGCAGCAGTTCTATCTGGTTCGATGGGGATGCAACCATCGGCTTCGCTGGCAGGGATGCCAGGGTCTTCAACCGGCTCTGTAAGCCTCTACGAGCCCATCCACGGCTCTGCCCCTGACATAGCAGGGCAGGGAATCGCAAACCCGATCGGCATGGTGCTCAGCATGGCGATGATGCTCAGGCTCTCATTCGGACTGGATGAAGAGGCGAGCGCAGTGGAGTCCGCCGTCGAAGGCGTACTTTCAGAAGGTTACCGCACCGCAGATATCGGGGCCGACGGCGGCGACGTTGTCAGCACAGAGCGAATGGGGACGGTGCTCGCAGGGCGCGTTTAG
- a CDS encoding acetamidase/formamidase family protein: MTQFIRIDRNKRLKEQPETGHNRWHPDVPPIIEVGENENIVIDTRDASDGQMTRSTVVEDLEAMDQKVSHPLTGPIYVNGAEPGDLLEIEYVDIFPQPYGFTRFRPGAGFLRDVFTEPFIAHWDIEHGYATSEQVPGVRIPDGSFMGTAGLAPSHEQLAAWTAREADLLERGGNVPPPDAQDAVPGGQIAEEGLRTGPPRENAGNMDVKQLTRGSRLYIPVAVEGGLFSVGDGHFAQGDGEVCITAIEMGATVSVRFTVHKGAAASRGITMPRFSHPGYFLPPQFAIPGNFTATVGYPIREDGTQEDEDVTLAAKGALLNMIDLLGERGYTREQAYVICSVAVDLKISNIVDLPNVTVSAFLPEDIFV; encoded by the coding sequence TTGACTCAGTTCATCAGAATCGACAGGAACAAGAGGCTCAAGGAGCAGCCGGAGACCGGCCACAATCGCTGGCACCCGGACGTGCCGCCGATAATCGAGGTCGGAGAGAACGAGAACATCGTAATCGACACCCGGGACGCGAGTGATGGTCAGATGACACGCTCTACGGTCGTCGAGGACCTGGAAGCCATGGACCAGAAGGTTAGCCACCCGCTTACCGGGCCGATCTACGTGAATGGGGCTGAACCTGGCGACCTGCTTGAGATCGAGTACGTCGATATCTTTCCGCAGCCCTATGGCTTCACACGCTTCCGCCCTGGAGCCGGGTTTCTCAGGGACGTCTTCACTGAACCGTTTATTGCACACTGGGACATCGAACATGGTTACGCCACGTCTGAGCAGGTCCCCGGCGTACGTATACCAGACGGGTCATTTATGGGGACCGCAGGGCTGGCTCCCTCCCACGAGCAGCTTGCGGCATGGACCGCCAGGGAAGCAGACCTGCTAGAGAGGGGAGGCAATGTCCCGCCCCCAGATGCTCAGGATGCTGTACCGGGGGGGCAGATTGCGGAAGAGGGACTGAGGACTGGGCCACCGCGCGAAAACGCCGGCAACATGGACGTCAAGCAGCTCACACGTGGGTCAAGGCTGTACATACCGGTCGCCGTCGAAGGTGGACTCTTCTCCGTGGGCGATGGACACTTCGCTCAGGGCGACGGAGAGGTGTGCATCACCGCTATCGAAATGGGGGCCACCGTATCGGTCCGGTTTACAGTCCATAAGGGGGCTGCTGCAAGTCGAGGGATTACCATGCCACGGTTTTCCCACCCGGGCTATTTCCTGCCGCCACAGTTCGCCATACCAGGGAACTTCACCGCAACCGTCGGCTACCCAATTCGAGAAGACGGCACCCAGGAGGACGAGGACGTTACTCTCGCGGCTAAAGGCGCGCTGCTGAATATGATCGACCTTCTTGGGGAGCGTGGATACACGCGCGAGCAGGCTTACGTAATCTGCTCAGTGGCCGTTGATCTGAAGATAAGCAACATCGTCGATCTGCCGAACGTCACGGTCTCAGCGTTCCTTCCCGAGGACATATTCGTGTAG
- a CDS encoding NAD(P)-dependent oxidoreductase has translation MSRRVLITGMSGLIGGLLKDHLTESGGYELTALNRRPVDGIRSVQADISDLDAIQPAFEGQEVVVHLAAYLGSQDWEGQHAGNVVGTYNVFEASRRAGVKRVIFASSGNAIRGFEFVPPYSHIAAGEYDKVPSDFRKLTHLDVRPEALYGAAKIWGEALARHFSDDYGMSMICVRIGSVTSENRPRTIRENAIYLSHRDVATHLKACIDAPEDLKCDTFFAVSNNRWNYRDLSHPKEVLGWEPQDTADDRLFTG, from the coding sequence ATGTCCAGGAGAGTGCTGATAACCGGAATGAGCGGTCTGATTGGAGGGCTGCTCAAGGACCACCTGACTGAGTCAGGAGGTTACGAGCTGACTGCACTGAATCGGCGTCCGGTCGATGGCATCCGGAGTGTGCAGGCTGACATATCTGACCTCGATGCCATCCAGCCGGCGTTCGAAGGTCAGGAAGTCGTCGTCCACCTGGCTGCATATCTCGGTTCACAGGACTGGGAAGGACAACATGCCGGCAACGTAGTTGGTACGTACAACGTCTTTGAGGCGTCTCGCAGGGCAGGGGTCAAAAGGGTGATCTTCGCCTCCAGTGGGAATGCTATCAGAGGGTTCGAGTTCGTTCCCCCGTACTCTCACATAGCTGCCGGTGAATACGATAAGGTGCCTTCAGACTTCAGAAAGCTCACTCATCTCGACGTCAGGCCCGAGGCGCTCTATGGCGCCGCTAAAATCTGGGGCGAGGCCCTCGCCAGGCACTTCTCCGATGACTATGGCATGAGCATGATATGCGTGAGGATAGGTTCAGTCACAAGTGAGAACCGTCCCAGGACAATCCGCGAGAATGCGATCTATCTGAGCCACAGGGACGTCGCCACCCACCTCAAGGCGTGCATCGATGCCCCAGAGGACCTGAAGTGCGACACATTCTTCGCGGTATCAAACAACCGCTGGAACTACCGAGACCTCTCACATCCGAAGGAAGTACTCGGTTGGGAGCCGCAGGACACAGCGGACGACAGGCTCTTCACCGGTTAA
- a CDS encoding MFS transporter, producing the protein MRSLGYGFLSVFLGVYLDLLEFTPVQAGLVFSAIMAGGTLSNVVASWRGDAIGRRRMLIVMAALMGIGGVLFPLTEQTALLIAISLIAMTTSTGGDRTAFLSIDMAILAQSGRPDQRTLVFSMYNLAGRLTKAVGSLMIAIPAGLQFLFGIDEVASYKLMFFVYAVSAFCGLAVYWMLSPQAEPPRAGGDGAEEPQKMSRSARTIMIQLSLLFSLDSLGGGFMVYSFMSYFFANRFDMGAETIAGIFFIGQLLNSVSILLAAPTARRIGLILTMAASQGLANSMMIFMALTGNPLLAVVFFMARELINDMDIPTRQSYSMAIVPPEARTATAGMTNLGRTLAQTITPAIAGFVASTTALGIPIIVGSVIKLGYNGALYAMFRKVRAPEEQAG; encoded by the coding sequence GTGCGTTCGCTGGGTTACGGTTTTCTCAGCGTATTTCTGGGCGTCTACCTGGACCTCCTGGAATTCACTCCTGTCCAGGCTGGGTTGGTCTTTAGCGCCATCATGGCTGGCGGAACGCTTTCCAACGTCGTAGCGAGTTGGCGAGGTGACGCCATCGGTCGGCGGCGCATGTTGATCGTCATGGCCGCGCTGATGGGAATAGGCGGTGTGCTGTTTCCCCTGACCGAGCAGACCGCGCTTCTGATTGCCATCTCGCTGATTGCAATGACGACTTCGACGGGCGGGGACCGGACTGCCTTTCTGTCGATCGACATGGCGATACTGGCGCAGTCGGGGCGACCCGATCAGCGCACGCTGGTCTTCAGCATGTACAACCTTGCTGGGAGGCTCACTAAGGCGGTAGGTTCGCTGATGATTGCGATCCCCGCAGGACTTCAGTTCCTGTTTGGGATCGATGAAGTGGCTTCCTACAAGCTGATGTTCTTCGTGTACGCGGTCTCGGCCTTCTGTGGACTGGCTGTGTACTGGATGCTGAGCCCGCAGGCGGAGCCTCCGCGAGCCGGAGGCGATGGTGCCGAAGAGCCTCAGAAAATGTCTCGGAGTGCCAGGACGATTATGATCCAGCTATCCCTCCTGTTCAGCCTTGATTCGCTGGGCGGAGGCTTCATGGTCTACAGCTTCATGTCTTACTTTTTTGCCAACAGGTTCGACATGGGAGCGGAGACGATTGCGGGCATCTTCTTCATCGGTCAGTTACTAAACTCCGTATCGATCCTCCTGGCTGCCCCCACCGCAAGGCGAATAGGTTTGATACTGACCATGGCGGCGTCCCAGGGCCTTGCCAACTCGATGATGATCTTCATGGCACTGACGGGAAATCCGCTACTGGCCGTGGTGTTCTTCATGGCCCGCGAACTCATCAACGACATGGATATTCCGACACGGCAGTCCTACTCGATGGCGATAGTTCCCCCCGAGGCCCGCACGGCGACGGCTGGAATGACGAATCTGGGCAGGACCCTGGCCCAGACGATAACGCCGGCCATCGCGGGGTTTGTCGCCAGTACGACGGCGCTTGGAATCCCGATAATCGTCGGCAGCGTAATTAAGCTTGGCTACAATGGCGCGCTGTACGCGATGTTCCGAAAAGTCAGGGCGCCGGAAGAGCAGGCTGGCTAG